In Saccharothrix syringae, the following are encoded in one genomic region:
- the crtI gene encoding phytoene desaturase family protein, whose translation MRVVTGRTDHVVVVGAGLAGLSAALHLLGAGRRVTVVERDAVPGGRAGRLDLGGYRFDTGPTVLTMPELVDEALHAVGESLGDRLDLRPVDPAYRARFADGSTLDVHADAGAMEAEVRRFAGPREAAGYRELRRWLTRLYRVERDAFIGANFDSPLDLLTPRLAELAALRGFARLEPSVARFLSDERLRRVFTFQSLYAGVPPHRALAAYAVIAYMDTVAGVYHPEGGMRALPDALAAAAQDAGAEFRYRTRVAWLERIGGRVTAVRTARGERIPCDAVVLTPDLPTSYRLLGHRPRRPLPITWSPSAVVLHAGVTRTWPELAHHTVFFGAAWRRTFDELTRRGTLMSDPSLLVTAPPGQGLFVLAPAPNLRTSAIDWERVGPAYREELVRTLEARGLTGFGSAIEVERLVTPRDWAARGLAAGTPFSAAHTFAQTGPFRPRNLVLDNAVLAGCGTTPGVGVPPVLVSGRLAAQRITGAVGAAARRPVVGRRSRTRR comes from the coding sequence GCGGCCGGGCCGGGCGACTCGACCTGGGCGGCTACCGGTTCGACACCGGCCCGACCGTGCTGACCATGCCGGAGCTGGTGGACGAGGCGCTGCACGCGGTCGGCGAGTCGCTGGGCGACCGGCTCGACCTGCGGCCCGTCGACCCCGCCTACCGGGCCCGCTTCGCCGACGGCAGCACGCTGGACGTGCACGCCGACGCCGGGGCGATGGAGGCCGAGGTGCGCCGGTTCGCCGGTCCCCGCGAGGCCGCCGGGTACCGGGAGCTGCGCCGCTGGCTGACCCGGCTGTACCGGGTGGAGCGGGACGCGTTCATCGGCGCGAACTTCGACTCGCCCCTGGACCTGCTCACGCCCCGGCTGGCGGAGCTGGCCGCGCTGCGCGGGTTCGCCCGGCTCGAACCGTCGGTGGCGCGCTTCCTCTCCGACGAGCGCCTGCGGCGGGTGTTCACCTTCCAGTCGCTGTACGCGGGGGTGCCGCCGCACCGGGCGCTGGCCGCCTACGCCGTGATCGCCTACATGGACACCGTCGCGGGCGTCTACCACCCCGAGGGCGGGATGCGCGCGCTGCCGGACGCCCTGGCGGCCGCCGCGCAGGACGCCGGGGCCGAGTTCCGCTACCGGACGCGGGTGGCGTGGCTGGAGCGGATCGGCGGCCGGGTCACCGCCGTGCGCACCGCCCGGGGCGAGCGCATCCCGTGCGACGCGGTGGTGCTCACCCCGGACCTGCCGACCTCCTACCGCCTGCTCGGCCACCGCCCGCGCCGACCGCTGCCGATCACCTGGTCGCCGTCCGCGGTCGTGCTGCACGCCGGGGTGACGCGCACCTGGCCCGAGCTGGCCCACCACACCGTCTTCTTCGGCGCCGCGTGGCGGCGGACCTTCGACGAGCTGACCCGCCGCGGCACGCTGATGAGCGACCCGTCGCTGCTGGTCACCGCCCCGCCCGGGCAGGGCCTGTTCGTGCTGGCGCCCGCGCCGAACCTGCGCACCTCGGCCATCGACTGGGAACGCGTCGGCCCCGCCTACCGCGAGGAGCTGGTGCGCACGCTGGAGGCGCGCGGCCTGACCGGGTTCGGGTCCGCGATCGAGGTGGAGCGGCTGGTCACGCCGCGCGACTGGGCCGCGCGCGGCCTGGCCGCGGGCACCCCGTTCTCCGCCGCCCACACCTTCGCCCAGACCGGCCCGTTCCGGCCGCGCAACCTCGTGCTGGACAACGCGGTGCTCGCCGGCTGCGGCACCACGCCGGGCGTGGGCGTGCCGCCGGTGCTGGTCTCCGGCCGGCTCGCCGCCCAGCGGATCACCGGCGCGGTCGGCGCGGCGGCCCGCCGGCCGGTGGTCGGGCGCCGGTCGCGCACCAGGCGCTGA